In the Oscillospiraceae bacterium genome, one interval contains:
- the spoVAE gene encoding stage V sporulation protein AE, translating into MEYVKAFLVGGAFCAVGQVLIDRTRLTPARVLVAFVTAGVVLTAVGLYEPLLRWAGAGAQVPLTGFGCTLARGVRAAVAEKGLLGALTGGLTAAAAGLAAAIFFGFLVALLCRPKAKE; encoded by the coding sequence ATGGAATATGTAAAGGCATTTTTGGTGGGCGGCGCGTTTTGTGCCGTGGGGCAGGTGCTCATCGACAGGACGCGGCTGACGCCGGCACGGGTATTGGTGGCCTTTGTCACAGCCGGTGTGGTGCTGACCGCCGTCGGCCTGTATGAGCCGCTGCTCCGATGGGCCGGCGCCGGCGCCCAGGTCCCGCTCACGGGGTTCGGCTGCACACTGGCGCGCGGCGTGCGTGCGGCGGTGGCGGAGAAGGGGCTGCTCGGCGCCCTCACCGGCGGTCTCACGGCCGCCGCCGCCGGGCTCGCGGCGGCCATCTTCTTTGGGTTTCTGGTCGCGTTGCTCTGTCGGCCGAAGGCCAAAGAATGA
- a CDS encoding DUF4846 domain-containing protein → MRKSLCLLLALLLCLGGLSACGDGGEDISSPPPESATPPPTPSPPPIKAPEGPTLSTRFRAPTGYTRVPAEDDSFAAYLRALPLKEDGAPALLFDGKEKLTRTHEAVIDMDIGSTDVQQGSDALIRLRAEYLYAQGDYDRISYHFLSGFLFPFIRWAEGYRVSVSGRNVTWEKKADPSQDYEIFRRYLNTLFVYANTRSLAAELSTADEMRIGDVFISTEFGGVMVVDMAQRAGTGEIVCILAGAKIPAQDIQILKNPDDPQLSPWYPAPSVAGLTTSEGDIFRPEHLKRFSEIPENPDAATPTP, encoded by the coding sequence GTGAGGAAATCTCTCTGTCTGCTTCTGGCACTGCTGCTATGTCTGGGGGGACTGTCCGCCTGTGGGGACGGCGGCGAGGATATCTCATCCCCGCCGCCCGAAAGCGCCACGCCGCCGCCCACCCCGTCTCCGCCGCCCATCAAGGCGCCGGAGGGACCGACGCTGTCCACCCGATTTCGCGCGCCGACCGGCTACACCCGCGTGCCCGCCGAGGACGACAGTTTTGCCGCGTATCTGCGGGCGCTCCCGCTCAAGGAGGACGGCGCGCCGGCGTTGCTCTTCGACGGCAAAGAGAAGCTGACGCGGACGCACGAGGCGGTGATCGACATGGACATCGGTTCGACAGACGTCCAGCAGGGGTCCGACGCACTGATCCGCCTGCGGGCCGAGTACCTTTACGCGCAAGGCGACTACGACCGGATCTCCTACCATTTTCTCTCCGGCTTTCTATTCCCCTTTATCCGCTGGGCCGAGGGGTATCGGGTCAGCGTGAGCGGGAGGAATGTGACCTGGGAGAAAAAGGCCGATCCCTCGCAGGATTACGAGATCTTCCGCCGCTACTTGAACACGCTGTTTGTGTACGCCAACACGCGCTCGCTGGCGGCGGAGCTGTCCACCGCCGACGAGATGCGCATCGGCGATGTGTTCATCTCCACCGAGTTCGGCGGCGTGATGGTGGTGGATATGGCGCAGCGCGCGGGCACCGGGGAAATCGTGTGCATCTTGGCCGGAGCCAAGATTCCGGCCCAGGACATTCAGATCTTGAAAAATCCGGACGACCCGCAGCTCTCGCCCTGGTACCCCGCTCCCTCCGTCGCGGGTCTCACCACCTCGGAGGGCGATATCTTCCGCCCGGAGCACTTAAAGCGCTTCAGTGAGATCCCTGAAAATCCCGACGCCGCCACGCCGACGCCATAG
- a CDS encoding stage V sporulation protein AD, whose amino-acid sequence MSEIRLGAQTIRFDRPPRVLGCASVVGKKEGAGPLGGSFDVVETDAFCGEKTWEKAESRLLRTALARAAEKAGQPLEELDILFAGDLLDQCIGTSFGLRGTKRPLLGLYAACATMAEGLILAAAAVSAGYARTAAAMSSSHFCAAERQYRLPLEYGGQRTPTAQWTVTGAGALVLGTDSSGPSLTHAAVGRIVDAGVKDPAHMGAAMAPAAYDTLRAFFAESGTAPEAYDLIATGDLGAPGSELLLDLFARDGVALAGRHVDCGTLIYDANQDTHAGGSGAGCGAVVLCGHLMRGLQERRWRRLLFCGTGALLSPVSAAQGESIPAICHVAAFSG is encoded by the coding sequence ATGTCCGAAATACGCCTGGGGGCGCAGACCATCCGGTTCGACAGGCCGCCGCGTGTGTTGGGCTGCGCCAGTGTCGTCGGGAAGAAGGAAGGCGCGGGACCGCTCGGCGGCAGTTTTGATGTCGTCGAGACGGACGCTTTTTGCGGGGAGAAGACATGGGAAAAGGCCGAGAGCCGCCTGCTGCGGACGGCGCTGGCCCGCGCGGCGGAAAAGGCCGGCCAGCCGCTGGAAGAACTCGATATCTTGTTTGCCGGGGACCTGTTGGATCAGTGCATCGGTACCTCCTTCGGGCTGCGCGGCACAAAGCGGCCGCTGCTCGGCCTGTACGCCGCCTGCGCGACGATGGCCGAGGGGCTGATATTGGCGGCGGCGGCGGTGTCGGCGGGGTATGCCCGCACGGCGGCGGCCATGAGTTCCTCCCACTTCTGCGCCGCCGAGCGGCAGTACCGCCTGCCGCTGGAGTACGGCGGCCAGCGCACGCCCACCGCCCAGTGGACGGTGACGGGGGCGGGTGCCCTGGTGCTGGGGACGGACTCGTCAGGGCCGAGTCTCACACATGCGGCCGTGGGCCGGATTGTGGACGCCGGTGTCAAAGACCCGGCTCACATGGGCGCGGCCATGGCTCCGGCGGCCTACGACACGCTCCGCGCTTTCTTTGCGGAGAGCGGCACGGCGCCCGAGGCGTACGACCTGATTGCCACGGGAGACTTGGGCGCGCCAGGATCGGAGCTGCTGCTTGACCTGTTTGCGCGGGACGGCGTGGCGCTCGCCGGCCGCCATGTGGACTGTGGGACGCTCATCTATGACGCGAACCAAGATACCCACGCGGGCGGGTCCGGCGCCGGCTGCGGCGCCGTCGTGCTCTGCGGACATCTGATGCGGGGGCTGCAAGAGAGGAGATGGCGCCGACTCCTCTTCTGCGGCACCGGCGCCCTCCTTTCCCCAGTCTCCGCCGCACAGGGGGAGTCTATCCCGGCCATCTGCCATGTGGCGGCGTTTTCGGGCTGA